One genomic window of Microcoleus sp. FACHB-831 includes the following:
- a CDS encoding MFS transporter — MRNFVVAYPNLSNSVKDFAPDPTVTLAEQGIIQTIAATETIIPAAEPHKLSKSSIRSSLKASTWDAVFAAIFGSITGGVLLSNFLLQLGATPVEIGMLSSMPMLVNLLQPLGAHLAERTTSRQWYDLAVFVPARLMWLILAIGIWWINWSHSDPHQLVSWTLAIVLLSNVLVSLGGASWLSWIATLVPVRVRGRYFGFRNSAASLTALIGVPLLGLAVSAWPGGTIQGYGALLCVGVVVGLISIGCQLFMADVNPQEQGRGEDDLQKETGTVVEAKPRLEPNFLRFLLYISFWVFAVNVGSPFFNLFLLDNLDIDVSWVTIYGSIGAGANLLMMVVWGKLADRIGNRPLMVFVGVLVALTPLLWVAIGADAVSLWVWFPLLHLLMGGTQAAIDLCTSNLQMDVAPLRNQSKYFAIAAAVAGVSGALGTTVGGFLASFPGFGGLPAVFALSAVVRLLALLPLVAVRENRSQPLRMVMRSLLPVKAQLVPVVVIQPADRSK, encoded by the coding sequence GTGAGGAATTTTGTGGTTGCCTATCCCAACCTATCTAACTCAGTAAAAGACTTTGCTCCAGATCCAACCGTCACTCTGGCCGAACAGGGAATTATACAAACCATCGCAGCAACCGAAACCATAATCCCTGCCGCAGAACCGCACAAATTATCCAAATCTTCAATTCGGTCTAGTCTAAAGGCATCTACCTGGGATGCAGTCTTTGCTGCTATTTTTGGCAGCATTACTGGCGGCGTTTTGCTCAGTAACTTCTTGCTTCAACTGGGTGCAACTCCAGTCGAGATAGGGATGCTGTCTTCTATGCCAATGCTGGTCAACTTACTGCAACCGCTGGGAGCGCATCTGGCAGAGCGCACCACGAGCCGCCAATGGTATGACTTGGCTGTTTTTGTGCCAGCACGGCTGATGTGGCTGATTTTAGCGATCGGGATTTGGTGGATAAACTGGTCTCATAGCGATCCGCACCAGCTAGTCTCTTGGACATTGGCAATAGTTTTACTCTCCAACGTACTGGTATCGTTGGGCGGTGCTTCTTGGCTGAGTTGGATAGCGACGTTAGTGCCCGTGCGGGTACGGGGGAGGTATTTTGGATTTCGCAATAGTGCCGCTAGTTTGACCGCTCTCATCGGCGTACCCCTCTTGGGTCTTGCAGTGTCTGCATGGCCGGGTGGGACGATTCAGGGTTACGGTGCGCTGTTGTGTGTGGGAGTCGTGGTTGGGCTAATCAGTATTGGCTGTCAGTTGTTCATGGCTGATGTGAATCCCCAAGAGCAGGGAAGAGGGGAAGACGACCTACAGAAGGAAACGGGGACAGTTGTTGAAGCTAAGCCTCGCTTGGAGCCTAATTTTTTGAGGTTTTTGCTTTACATTAGCTTCTGGGTGTTTGCTGTTAATGTTGGCTCGCCGTTTTTTAATCTCTTTTTGCTGGACAACCTGGATATAGATGTCAGCTGGGTAACGATCTATGGCAGCATTGGGGCTGGGGCTAATTTGCTGATGATGGTTGTGTGGGGCAAGTTAGCCGACCGGATTGGCAATCGTCCGCTTATGGTGTTTGTGGGAGTGCTGGTAGCGCTGACGCCGTTACTTTGGGTGGCGATTGGTGCTGATGCTGTTTCCCTTTGGGTGTGGTTCCCGCTTTTACACTTGTTGATGGGTGGTACGCAGGCGGCTATTGATTTGTGTACCAGTAATCTCCAAATGGATGTAGCACCGTTGCGAAACCAGTCTAAATATTTTGCGATCGCTGCTGCTGTTGCTGGTGTTAGCGGTGCGCTGGGAACTACAGTTGGTGGCTTTCTTGCCAGTTTCCCCGGCTTCGGCGGCTTGCCAGCAGTATTTGCCCTCAGCGCTGTGGTGCGCCTTTTAGCTCTTTTGCCCCTTGTAGCAGTCCGCGAAAATCGCAGTCAGCCGCTAAGGATGGTGATGCGATCGCTCTTGCCTGTTAAAGCACAACTTGTGCCAGTTGTCGTAATTCAACCAGCAGATCGGTCAAAATAG
- a CDS encoding pentapeptide repeat-containing protein yields the protein MANEQQLNLLKEGVEAWNQWRQINPEIRPDLNGADLHSCDIGAVNLVGAAMRSSDLSGANLMGADMRRADLAGANLSGAYLSNADFSEANLTEVNLSEAYLFEADLSRVNLNGADLHWVYLGKADLSGAYMIGANLNEVDLRGANLIGANLSEANLKAANLTGADLQGADLRWADLQGANLMGARLLKTSFEQANLEGCSIYGISCWGLNLEGANQSNLIITPPGEPTIAVDNLEVAQFIYLLLNHKQIREVINTVPSKIVLLIGRLTKPERKEVLEAIREKLRQRNYLPILFDLEKPGGRDRVETVSCLASMARFIIADLSDAKNIPQELQSIVHEVELVPLQVLLQAGAKDAAMLEPFKKYPLVLEPYRYENVEEAIAFLYEKVIAPVEAKANELIKSNN from the coding sequence ATGGCAAACGAGCAACAGCTAAATCTGCTCAAGGAAGGGGTAGAAGCTTGGAATCAATGGAGGCAAATTAATCCTGAAATAAGGCCAGACCTTAACGGAGCAGATCTGCACTCGTGCGATATCGGTGCAGTCAACTTAGTGGGCGCAGCTATGCGAAGCAGCGATCTTAGCGGAGCCAACTTGATGGGGGCGGATATGCGTAGAGCAGATTTAGCAGGAGCGAACCTGAGCGGGGCATATCTGAGCAATGCGGACTTTAGCGAAGCAAATCTCACTGAAGTTAACCTCAGCGAAGCTTATCTTTTCGAGGCAGATTTGAGCCGGGTGAACTTGAACGGGGCAGATCTGCACTGGGTATATCTGGGTAAGGCAGATTTGAGTGGGGCGTACATGATCGGCGCAAATTTGAACGAGGTTGACTTGCGCGGCGCGAATCTAATCGGCGCGAACTTGAGCGAGGCTAATCTCAAAGCAGCCAACCTCACAGGGGCGGATCTGCAAGGGGCGGATCTGCGCTGGGCGGATTTGCAAGGGGCAAACTTGATGGGAGCTAGGTTGCTAAAGACTAGCTTTGAGCAGGCGAACTTGGAGGGTTGTTCTATCTATGGGATTTCGTGTTGGGGGTTAAACCTGGAAGGAGCAAATCAGTCAAATTTGATTATTACTCCTCCAGGCGAACCGACGATCGCTGTAGATAATCTTGAGGTGGCTCAGTTTATTTATTTGCTGCTCAATCACAAGCAAATCCGCGAGGTTATTAATACCGTTCCGTCTAAAATTGTGCTGCTAATCGGTCGCTTGACTAAACCAGAACGCAAGGAAGTTTTAGAAGCAATCCGCGAAAAACTTCGCCAACGCAATTATTTGCCCATATTGTTTGATTTAGAAAAACCAGGCGGGCGCGATCGCGTCGAGACTGTCTCTTGTTTGGCAAGTATGGCGAGATTTATTATTGCCGACCTGAGCGATGCCAAAAACATTCCACAGGAATTGCAAAGTATTGTCCATGAAGTGGAGCTAGTACCCCTACAAGTGCTGCTGCAAGCGGGAGCCAAAGATGCAGCTATGTTGGAGCCTTTTAAGAAATACCCTTTGGTGCTAGAGCCGTATCGCTATGAGAACGTTGAGGAAGCGATCGCGTTTCTCTATGAAAAAGTAATTGCCCCTGTTGAGGCCAAAGCAAACGAGTTAATAAAAAGCAATAATTAA
- a CDS encoding pentapeptide repeat-containing protein — protein sequence MANEDHLTLVKLGVDAWNHWKDENPEIQPDFSEADLSRTDLSEAKLWGANIRVANLRMANLSGADLCGANLCAADLSGATPIGANLTGADLIGANLSGANFSGANLRGAHLMKADLSGAYLSGADLRGAHLGRANLSGANLNGANLSGANLSGTQLIETNLANANLQGCRIYGISALELNLDRTNQANLIITREGEPTIATDNLGFAQFIYLLLNDQKMHGVISSISCNAVLIMGSFKPDRLAILDAILNEIRDRSYLPIVFDFETSLRQDLTETISRVAGMARFIIADFTDPRSIPDELQTVLPDIERVPIQPILHSSAQRQYSFMFRDLQQYPWVLEPYFYESSQEAIASLKEKIINPAEAKARLLGKSRS from the coding sequence GTGGCAAACGAAGATCATCTGACTCTAGTAAAACTTGGGGTAGATGCCTGGAACCATTGGAAGGACGAAAATCCTGAAATCCAGCCAGACTTTAGCGAAGCAGACCTCAGCAGAACCGACCTGAGCGAAGCCAAGCTTTGGGGGGCAAACATCAGGGTAGCGAACCTGAGAATGGCCAACCTCAGCGGAGCCGATTTGTGCGGGGCAAACCTCTGCGCGGCAGACCTGAGTGGGGCAACCCCAATCGGGGCAAACCTGACTGGGGCAGACTTGATTGGCGCCAACTTGAGCGGTGCCAACTTCAGCGGCGCCAACTTGAGGGGGGCGCATTTGATGAAGGCAGACCTCAGCGGCGCTTACCTCAGCGGCGCCGACTTGAGGGGGGCGCATCTAGGCAGGGCAAACTTGAGCGGTGCCAACTTGAACGGTGCCAACTTGAGCGGTGCCAACTTGAGCGGCACGCAATTGATCGAGACAAACTTGGCGAATGCCAACCTTCAAGGTTGTCGAATTTATGGAATTTCCGCTCTGGAATTAAACCTGGACAGAACAAATCAAGCGAATCTGATTATTACGAGAGAGGGTGAACCTACCATCGCCACAGATAATCTTGGATTTGCTCAGTTTATTTACTTGCTGCTCAACGACCAAAAAATGCACGGTGTCATTAGTAGCATTAGCTGCAATGCCGTCTTGATTATGGGTAGCTTTAAACCAGATCGCCTGGCAATTTTGGATGCGATTCTCAATGAAATTCGCGATCGCAGCTATTTGCCGATTGTGTTTGATTTCGAGACATCACTAAGGCAGGATCTCACCGAGACTATCTCTCGCGTGGCTGGTATGGCTCGGTTTATTATTGCCGACTTTACCGACCCCAGAAGCATCCCGGACGAGTTGCAGACTGTTCTCCCTGACATAGAGCGAGTCCCCATTCAACCAATTTTGCATAGTTCAGCCCAGAGGCAATACTCTTTTATGTTTAGAGATTTGCAGCAATATCCTTGGGTGCTGGAGCCTTACTTTTATGAATCGTCCCAAGAAGCGATCGCATCCCTCAAGGAAAAAATCATTAACCCCGCTGAGGCTAAGGCTAGGTTATTAGGAAAATCTAGGAGTTAG
- a CDS encoding ATP-grasp domain-containing protein has protein sequence MNTQYNFNYFQGNSFSQLFAQDIADAGYTFILNYPATSSWAAYPNTKKYFLQDGSDEATKTSYDKICEKEPWKNLAVLGDILSGVVLSQPGKVLVDYWREHFGFSYNNLEVIESKDYLDEINKSDRLERVITLFPFDGLLPQKHAVDPDTHYRLLSKATLAELGVSCPKYETYNLHETNFDEIKLPEQFPYLIKTSHGLSGEGTYIIKSASELNYCCEEIKKYLNIKLLDTIIVSEFIKDAVENYCVQFYVNKVGDITLIGVTRQLVSPEGKYLGGLIYYGESDMSKFYEMIAAIGQYAHKQGYFGIIGFDVLEDKDGQLFAIDANFRVNGSTPLCLQRNTLLELGKEVANYSTDYWMDGTLDSILVTLKEEIERKDLIILSALERVKYGKIYTELYGIVTGETLEDMQRIDQKMHDKGLQLVS, from the coding sequence TAATTATTTCCAAGGTAATTCTTTCTCCCAACTATTTGCTCAAGATATTGCCGATGCAGGGTATACGTTCATCTTGAATTACCCAGCAACTTCAAGTTGGGCAGCTTATCCCAACACGAAAAAATACTTTTTACAAGACGGGAGCGATGAAGCAACCAAAACTTCCTATGACAAAATTTGTGAAAAGGAACCTTGGAAAAACTTAGCGGTTTTAGGGGATATCCTTTCCGGTGTTGTCCTCAGCCAACCAGGAAAAGTGTTAGTTGACTACTGGCGAGAGCATTTTGGCTTCAGCTACAACAACCTGGAAGTGATCGAGAGTAAAGATTATCTCGATGAAATTAATAAGAGCGATCGCTTGGAGCGAGTTATTACTCTATTCCCCTTCGACGGCTTACTTCCCCAGAAGCACGCCGTCGATCCAGATACTCACTATCGCCTATTGAGCAAAGCAACGCTAGCTGAACTTGGGGTGAGTTGTCCAAAATATGAAACCTACAATCTGCACGAAACCAATTTCGATGAGATTAAATTACCAGAACAATTCCCCTACTTGATCAAAACATCTCATGGACTCTCAGGGGAGGGTACTTATATTATCAAAAGCGCCAGCGAACTTAACTACTGCTGCGAAGAAATTAAAAAATATCTGAATATCAAACTGCTGGATACCATCATCGTCTCCGAGTTCATTAAAGACGCTGTAGAAAACTACTGCGTGCAGTTTTATGTCAACAAAGTCGGAGATATTACCCTCATTGGCGTTACTCGCCAACTCGTCAGTCCCGAAGGCAAGTACTTGGGCGGACTCATTTATTATGGCGAGAGCGACATGAGCAAGTTCTATGAGATGATTGCCGCCATCGGTCAGTATGCTCATAAGCAGGGTTATTTCGGCATTATTGGCTTCGACGTTTTGGAAGATAAAGACGGGCAACTTTTCGCGATCGATGCTAATTTTCGAGTTAACGGTTCAACTCCTCTGTGCTTGCAGCGTAATACCCTTCTGGAGCTGGGGAAAGAGGTAGCGAATTATTCAACTGACTACTGGATGGACGGCACTTTGGACTCGATTTTAGTGACTCTCAAGGAAGAAATAGAGCGTAAAGACTTGATAATTTTATCGGCGCTAGAAAGGGTTAAATATGGCAAAATTTACACTGAACTTTACGGAATTGTAACTGGTGAAACTCTTGAAGATATGCAGCGCATCGACCAAAAAATGCATGATAAGGGGTTGCAGTTGGTTAGTTAA